In the Deltaproteobacteria bacterium genome, ATCGAGTTGATGGTAACGCTTCTCTGCTCCATGCCTGGAAGGGAAGCCATGCTGACGTGCTGCGCTCCGTCGTAGAGGATGTGTTCATAGATTTCATCGGTTACGGCCACAACGCCCCATTTCTGGCAGAGTCCGGCGATAAAGGCAAGCTCTTCCCGTGAGAACACCTTGCCGCTGGGGTTATTCGGTGTATTGATGATAATGGCCTTGGTCTTGTTGTTGAAGGCCTTTGTCAGTTCCGTCTCATCGAACCGCCAGTCAGGCTCATGGAGCGTAATAAACCTCGGAACAGCGTCGCAGAGAATGGAATCCGGGCCGTAGTTTTCATAAAAAGGTTCAAAGATAATCACCTCGTCGCCCGGATTAACGATGGCCATGAGGGAGGCGATCATGCACTCGGTCGCGCCGCAACAAACCGTGATTTCCCTTTCGGGGTCCACCCCAAGACCGTTGTAACGGGCAAATTTCTCCGCAATGGCACGGCGTAAGGCCGGTGTCCCCCAGGTAATGGCATATTGATTGAAATCTTCCCGGATGGCCCGAACGGCGGCCTCCTTGATCTCCGGGGGCGCGGGAAAATCGGGAAAACCCTGGGCGAGATTAATCCCCTGGTGCGCAATGCAGACCCGGGTCATATCCCGTATTACCGATTCTGTGAAACTGAGCGCCTTCTCCGATCCGAAACCGTCCATCCCTTTTCTCCTTTTGGGCCTTGTTGCTGCATAACATTAGGGCATATTACCCATATCGCAACCCGCGAGTCAATGGAGAAATTGGCCTTCAGGAGCAGGCCGAAATAAAGGTTAAAAAGTGAAAGGAAGCAAGATGGTCAATTATGTTGACAGATTGGCCGGCTATTGCTAAGTTTAAGTTTCCAGCAAGTGTCCGAAGCCCTGGTGCTCATTTTCTTCGGTCGAAAGAAATAAAACCTTTGGTAGCTGTTCTCAGTCACACTCCTGTCGGATTGCCGGGCAGACCAGACGTTTTCCCGGCTAACGGGTCGTCAAGATTTATGTCTTCCTGGCTCATCTGGTTGCCGGAGTAACGGCGGCGAAATCAGTTATTCCCCGACAGGAAATCAACATGCAGACCCCCCGAACCCTTTTCACCCGTAACTTCATTCTGGCCTTTCTGGCGCAATTTGCCTTTACTTCGGTCCTGCAACTTCTCTTCCCGACGCTTCCGATCTATCTTAAGAAGTTAGGATCGACAGAAATAGAAATAGGGGTTCTGGTCGGGGTTTTGGGCCTCGCCTCCCTTATATCCAGACCCCTGGTCGGGAGGGCCCTCATGAAGGCCCGAGAGAAGACCTTCATGATTGTCGGGGCCGTCTTCTATACCTTAAGCTCCTTGGCCTATATTTGGATCCCGCCC is a window encoding:
- a CDS encoding aminotransferase class I/II-fold pyridoxal phosphate-dependent enzyme, whose product is MDGFGSEKALSFTESVIRDMTRVCIAHQGINLAQGFPDFPAPPEIKEAAVRAIREDFNQYAITWGTPALRRAIAEKFARYNGLGVDPEREITVCCGATECMIASLMAIVNPGDEVIIFEPFYENYGPDSILCDAVPRFITLHEPDWRFDETELTKAFNNKTKAIIINTPNNPSGKVFSREELAFIAGLCQKWGVVAVTDEIYEHILYDGAQHVSMASLPGMEQRSVTINSISKTYSLTGWRVGWAIASPVITAAIRKVHDFLTVGAPHPLQEAAAEALKINDSYYQNLAMEYTQKRDFLFSALTEAGFKAFKPQGAYYIMTDVSHWGVTDDVAFALQLIKEARVATVPGSAFYSYPELGRSKIRFCFPKKMETLMAAAEGLRNFRKK